Proteins encoded within one genomic window of Trichoderma asperellum chromosome 2, complete sequence:
- a CDS encoding uncharacterized protein (EggNog:ENOG41~CAZy:AA7): MGSSNSTLSSIETCVSAICNGRLDCYHLPQSDLDQSWNKLYNLALSQYPQIIIRPNNASEVSQAVKCASDNDYKVQARSGGHSYGNFAQSAGESNGMMIDLVNLQDFQMNNDTWHASVGSGYRLDNLDKQLHQNGGRAIAHGTCPGVGVGGHATVGGLGPSSRMWGSALDHIIEVEIVTANGTIVRANENDYSDLFWAVRGAGASFGIVTEFVFKTHPEPGSVVEYTYSFSFGQQKDMAPVFEQWQDLVYDPNLDRRFSTLFIAEPLGALITGTFYGTKEEFDQTGISEKIPGGGAVNFTIQDWLGSLAHIGETTALYLSDLATPFASKSLAFKRGDKMSKESIDTIFDYAGDTDPGTLLWFIIFNSEGGAMADTPYNATAYPHRNAIMMYQSYAIGVPTLTTTITDFVSGVHDKIKQAAPEANMTYAGYIDVSLNRSTAQLTYWGDKVPQLREIKGRYDADNVFRNPQSIEFLK, encoded by the exons ATGGGTTCCTCCAATTCCACGCTCAGTTCCATCGAAACATGCGTGAGTGCTATCTGCAACGGTCGCTTAGATTGCTACCATCTACCGCAGAGTGATTTGGATCAGTCGTGGAATAAATTGTACAATCTCGCTCTTTCTCAATATCCTCAAATCATCATTCGGCCCAACAACGCTTCCGAAGTTTCTCAAGCGGTGAAATGCGCCAGCGACAATGACTATAAAGTCCAAGCGAGATCTGGCGGTCACTCGTACGG AAATTTTGCTCAGAGTGCAGGAGAAAGCAACGGCATGATGATCGACTTGGTGAACTTGCAAGATTTTCAGATGAACAACGATACTTGGCACGCAAGTGTTGGATCGGGCTACAGACTAGATAATCTTGACAAGCAGCTGCATCAGAACGGTGGTAGGGCCATTGCACACGGCACATGTCCCGGAGTTGGAGTTGGAGGACATGCAACTGTG GGAGGACTGGGCCCCAGCTCAAGAATGTGGGGTTCTGCACTGGACCATATCATCGAAGTTGAAATCGTAACTGCCAATGGAACTATTGTACGAGCAAACGAAAACGACTATTCAGACTTGTTTTGGGCCGTTCGAGGAGCCGGGGCCAGCTTCGGTATCGTCACCGAATTCGTATTCAAAACCCATCCTGAGCCAGGGAGTGTCGTTGAATACACCtacagcttcagcttcggtCAGCAAAAGGACATGGCACCTGTATTCGAACAGTGGCAAGACTTGGTGTACGATCCTAACCTCGACCGCCGTTTCTCGACATTGTTCATCGCCGAACCTCTTGGAGCTCTCATTACTGGCACTTTCTATGGCACCAAAGAGGAATTTGACCAAACAGGAATTTCCGAAAAGATTCCTGGCGGAGGGGCTGTTAATTTCACTATCCAAGATTGGCTGGGAAGCCTGGCTCATATTGGAGAGACGACAGCGCTGTATCTAAGCGATCTCGCAACACCTTTCGCTAGCAAGTCGTTGGCATTCAAAAGAGGCGACAAGATGAGCAAAGAGTCTATCGACACGATATTCGATTATGCGGGAGACACAGATCCAGGAACACTACTTTGGTTTATCATTTTCAACTCTGAAGGAGGTGCCATGGCAGATACTCCGTACAACGCAACTGCATATCCGCATCGCAATGCAATCATGATGTACCAGTCTTATGCCATTGGAGTACCAACATTGACAACAACGATTACAGACTTTGTTTCTGGAGTTCATGATAAGATCAAGCAGGCAGCTCCAGAAGCGAACATGACGTATGCTGGATACATTGACGTGTCTTTGAATAGGTCGACTGCGCAGTTGACGTATTGGGGCGACAAGGTTCCCCAGCTGCGAGAGATTAAGGGTCGATATGATGCCGATAATGTGTTTAGGAACCCACAGAGCATTGAGTTTTTAAAGTAG
- a CDS encoding uncharacterized protein (EggNog:ENOG41), producing MCTTNVYTYVYSDGHKEQSRQPVLCSASRNGKVCSQNVVFQHPNQYIQHTGSALGTSPSSPYLSQFPPTPTYSPRSGTPNYRSGDESDRSRHSSSSSSRRRRSSSLYINGQNVIDLNRHDGSPRRERIVLVEGPPTPRTPPTAFSFANFAPPSPNASANASASPSVYGSSPRDSNSSFSRRPVIVDDRARAERVERVERPRIEIEIVEAAPSSHRTSKHDRHSSTSSRESHGRNSADDEETSRRRREREERRVEKEREEEEERQRRIRLRIAKANAEINKRPPVPMPPAPLRASSFKNASADDSVKKLAEGVRRMSFEEERREEKARHLARKQERREEEETQRLEDEAQRQRLADRISMPRRRSTVGGSRRHRVVYEDGVVYRLE from the coding sequence ATGTGCACCACCAACGTCTACACCTACGTCTACTCAGACGGCCACAAGGAACAGTCTCGCCAGCCCGTCCTCTGCTCCGCATCTCGCAACGGCAAAGTCTGCTCCCAGAACGTCGTCTTCCAGCACCCCAACCAGTATATCCAGCACACCGGCTCAGCTCTGGGAACCTCACCGAGCTCTCCCTACCTCAGCCAGTTCCCGCCAACGCCCACATACAGCCCGCGATCCGGCACACCAAACTACCGATCCGGTGACGAGTCCGACCGATCGCGCCACAGCAGCTCATCAAGCTCACGGCGGCGTCGCTCTTCCAGCCTCTACATCAACGGACAGAATGTTATCGACCTGAACCGCCACGATGGAAGCCCACGGCGCGAGCGCATTGTCTTGGTTGAAGGCCCGCCCACCCCGAGAACCCCTCCTACGGCATTCAGCTTCGCCAACTTTGCGCCTCCGTCTCCCAATGCCAGCGCCaatgcctctgcctctccctctgTCTACGGCTCTTCTCCCCGGGACTCAAACTCCAGCTTCTCTCGCCGCCCAGTCATTGTCGATGACCGGGCCCGCGCTGAGCGTGTCGAGCGAGTGGAGCGACCTCGCATCGAGATTGAGATAGTCGAGGCCGCTCCTTCTTCACACCGAACATCCAAACACGACCGCCACTCTTCCACCAGCTCGCGCGAGAGCCACGGACGGAACAGcgccgatgacgaagagaCTTCACGGCGCCGCCGCGAGCGAGAGGAGCGACGAGTTGAGAAGGAgcgcgaggaggaggaggagcgacAGCGTCGCATCCGCCTTCgcatcgccaaagccaaTGCTGAGATCAACAAGCGCCCTCCAGTGCCGATGCCGCCTGCACCACTGCGCGCATCTTCCTTCAAGAACGCTAGCGCTGACGACTCggtgaagaagctggcgGAGGGTGTCCGGCGCATGAGCTTTGAGGAGGAGCGCCGCGAGGAAAAGGCCCGCCACCTCGCTCGCAAACAGGAGCGtcgcgaggaggaggagacccAGCGCCTTGAAGACGaagcccagcgccagcgcctggCCGATCGCATCAGCATGCCACGGCGCCGCTCCACAGTCGGAGGCAGCCGCCGGCACCGCGTCGTCTACGAGGATGGCGTTGTCTACCGACTTGAGTAG
- a CDS encoding uncharacterized protein (TransMembrane:12 (i54-75o87-110i122-140o146-166i178-199o211-232i272-299o319-341i367-386o392-419i431-453o459-480i)~EggNog:ENOG41) → MAVLDELENGTPLESLSTSDEETQTPSIDSPNPLTFEDPHDPANPKNWSLFRKLFITFIWIAGNLVASVSSSIFSSGAQAISEEFHVGTEVVTLGVSLFVVGYSVGPPFWSPISEQFGRRKPMIVGMALFTLFCIPVAVGKNLQTILIGRFFCGVSGVAPIALFGGGLVDIWHPEQRAIAMATVIGIVLGGPLLAPVMGNFITASHLGWRWTGWLSCIMGGSCTVLCVLGLPETYPPIILQKRQKLDPASQNSPKDTDGWNRFVRVYLVRPFVLLATEPILVLMTLYQAFVYGILYIVFSSYPIIFREQRHWKLGLSSLPFLGMMVGVFIGSAMIVTRTVLVQQASLKKKAEGNSDPAQAPAPERRLPLMMAGSVLLPIGLFIFGWTSAPHIPVVGMIIGSLFIGAGLLCIFVTAMTYILDVYSHIANSALGANTIVRSFFAAGFPLFASYMYHGLGVAWASSVLGFVSVAMIPIPILFYKYGPRIRALSKNLMV, encoded by the exons ATGGCGGTCCTAGACGAACTCGAGAACGGAACTCCCTTGGAGAGTCTCTCAACTAGCGATGAAGAGACACAAACCCCAAGCATTGACAGCCCTAACCCACTAACTTTCGAGGACCCTCATGATCCCGCGAATCCCAAGAACTGGTCGTTGTTTAGAAAGTTGTTTATTACTTTCATCTGGATAGCGGGAAATCTGGTGGCCTCGGTGTCTTCGAGTATCTTCAGCAGTGGTGCCCAGGCAATTAGCGAAGAGTTTCATGTTGGTACGGAAGTTGTGACTCTAGGAGTCAGTCTATTCGTCGTT GGCTATTCCGTTGGACCACCATTTTGGAGTCCCATATCCGAACAATTTGGAAGGAGAAAGCCCATGATTGTTGGCATGGCACTTTTTACCCTTTTCTGCATCCCTGTCGCAGTAGGAAAGAACTTGCAAACGATTCTTATCGGCCGGTTCTTCTGTGGAGTTTCTGGCGTAGCACCCATTGCTCTCTTTGGAGGCGGTCTCGTCGATATTTGGCACCCTGAGCAGCGCGCAATTGCCATGGCGACCGTCATTGGCATAGTTCTTGGAGGACCCTTGCTGGCTCCGGTGATGGGCaattttattactgctagtCATCTCGGCTGGCGATGGACCGGATGGCTGAGCTGTATAATGGGAGGGTCATGTACAGTTCTATGTGTCCTTGGATTGCCAGAGACATATCCCCCTATCATCCTacagaagaggcaaaaattGGATCCAGCCTCACAGAATTCACCAAAGGATACAGATGGATGGAATAGATTTGTCCGCGTGTATCTAGTCCGGCCTTTTG TCTTACTCGCAACCGAACCCATCTTGGTCCTCATGACCCTCTACCAGGCATTTGTCTATGGCATTCTCTacatcgtcttctcttcataCCCCATCATTTTCCGCGAACAACGTCATTGGAAACTCGGTCTGTCATCTCTTCCCTTCTTGGGTATGATGGTTGGTGTTTTCATCGGCTCTGCTATGATTGTAACACGTACTGTGTTGGTTCAACAAGCGAGccttaaaaagaaagctgaAGGCAATTCTGATCCTGCTCAGGCACCAGCACCTGAGAGGCGTTTGCCATTAATGATGGCCGGTAGCGTGCTACTCCCTATCGGGCTCTTTATCTTTGGATGGACTTCTGCTCCCCACATTCCCGTGGTTGGGATGATCATTGGCAGTCTCTTTATTGGCGCCGGTTTGTTGTGTATCTTTGTTACCGCGATGACATATATTCTGGATGTCTATTCGCACATTGCTAACAGCGCACTCGGTGCAAACACCATCGTACGCTCCTTTTTTGCGGCTGGCTTCCCTCTGTTTGCTAGTTACATGTATCATGGTCTTGGCGTTGCATGGGCGTCAAGTGTCTTGGGATTCGTGAGCGTTGCCATGATTCCAATCCCGATTCTCTTTTACAAATATGGGCCGCGAATCAGAGCTCTGTCTAAGAATTTGATGGTATAA
- a CDS encoding uncharacterized protein (EggNog:ENOG41~TransMembrane:1 (i12-32o)) encodes MPVSVAARRRLIRLTQALVGGPVVVFGGLALWTRKCAFEPFGPDSDPLFKHPILKQLNPRSLPSSHDSCVRKVPFGELRPELLEDAKRGGSALVEEFSRGMWGGYGYRIQRRIMEFTKGPENATDVWTPEALGRDTFEPGTVLTNHFLVLEKSPTELLFRGCLSPKETPFRPRDLDNFFALTAELNEQRQEAEFRLKAISFDAVTTTPKEDPLGGVPGMLHKVYAKLLVEAAVGWCVR; translated from the exons ATGCCTGTTTCTGTAGCTGCTCGCCGGCGGCTCATTCGCCTCACACAGGCTCTCGTCGGCGGTCCCGTTGTCGTATTCGGGGGACTCGCCCTGTGGACTCGAAAATGTGCATTCGAGCCCTTTGGACCAGATAGCGACCCGCTGTTCAAGCACCCGATATTGAAACAGCTCAATCCCCGGAGTCTGCCCAGTTCTCACGACTCGTGCGTCAGAAAAGTCCCCTTTGGAGAGCTGAGACCCGAGCTGTTGGAAGATGCAAAACGAGGTGGGAGTGCATTGGTGGAGGAGTTTTCCCGAGGCATGTGGGGAGGATATG GATATAGGATACAAAGGAGGATAATGGAGTTTACAAAGGGCCCTGAGAATGCTACCGATGTCTGGACTCCTGAGGCGCTGGGACGGGACACATTTGAGCCTG GAACTGTCCTCACGAATCATTTTCTCGTCCTCGAAAAGTCTCCGACGGAATTGCTCTTCCGGGGCTGTCTGTCTCCGAAAGAAACCCCATTTCGACCCCGCGATCTGGATAATTTCTTTGCTCTCACTGCAGAATTGAACGAGCAGCGGCAAGAGGCCGAGTTTAGACTCAAGGCGATATCGTTTGATGCCGTGACAACGACGCCGAAGGAGGATCCGCTTGGGGGCGTGCCGGGAATGCTGCACAAGGTGTATGCAAAGCTTTTGGTGGAAGCGGCGGTGGGATGGTGCGTGAGGTAG
- a CDS encoding uncharacterized protein (TransMembrane:7 (o47-70i77-96o108-132i152-171o191-210i245-265o314-334i)~EggNog:ENOG41), translated as MATTTTHVAATSTSNGAFPACTTAVPGKYGEVPVDACNSSYNAIPEFIPAVVVSVLFGTLTLIHIIEAVVYKKGYTWVLIMGGAWETAAFILHVVGAHNQQNVTFATIWQILFLLAPLWINAFVYMTFARIVHFYMPDRKVWIIKASQISKLFVFADFFSFVVQAVGGVMVSPSSSASIQQTGLHVYEGGIGLQEFFIAIFLVLMITFHIRFVKLTEGRLLLPEEVNLNEANDGRRYDNFEDPRGCFWLLYALYAVLAFITVRVFRLGFRGEIFKAHNMLTNVLLSSQMRIIYRLIEFTKGLDPSVNPLPFHEYYFYSLDAFPMMAALLILAIFHPGRFIRGPNSSLRDATRAEKKIKKAAKKEREQAKKEHKQMAKEAKKEQKRLDQEAKRGGVSE; from the exons ATGGCGACTACAACAACTCATGTGGCTGCAACAAGCACGTCGAACGGTGCTTTTCCAGCTTGCACGACTGCAGTGCCAGGCAAGTATGGCGAAGTGCCGGTAGACGCATGCAATTCATCATACAATGCAATCCCAGAGTTTATTCCTGCAGTGGTGGTGTCTGTTCTCTTTGGCACCCTCACCCTCATTCACATTATCGAAGCAGTGGTATATAAAAAG GGATACACCTGGGTCTTGATCATGGGCGGCGCTTGGGAAACAGCAGCGTTTATCCTACACGTTGTTGGCGCGCATAACCAACAAAACGTCACGTTTGCCACCATTTGGCAgattctctttctgctgGCGCCACTTTGGATCAATGCCTTTGTCTACATGACTTTTGCACGCATTGTCCATTTTTATATGCCGGATAGAAAAGTATGGATTATCAAAGCCTCTCAAATTTCGAAACTCTTTGTTTTCGCAGACTTCTTTTCGTTCGTCGTCCAGGCCGTAGGTGGTGTCATGGTCTCTCCCAGCTCTTCCGCTTCTATCCAACAGACTGGACTGCATGTCTACGAAGGGGGTATCGGACTTCAGGAATttttcatcgccatcttcttggTCCTCATGATTACATTTCATATTCGCTTCGTAAAGCTTACAGAAGGCCGCCTTTTGCTGCCTGAAGAAGTCAATTTGAATGAAGCAAACGACGGTCGTCGTTATGACAATTTCGAAGACCCTAGAGGCTGCTTCTGGCTACTCTATGCTTTATATGCTGTTTTGGCATTTATTACGGTTCGTGTCTTCCGTTTGGGCTTTAGGGGAGAGATTTTCAAGGCTCACAATATGCTAACCAACGTCTTGCTATCTTCTCAGATGCGTATCATTTACCGATTAATCGAATTTACAAAAGGACTCGACCCTTCCGTTAACCCGCTTCCCTTCCACgaatattacttttactcTCTCGACGCGTTCCCCATGATGGCTGCTCTCCTGATTTTGGCCATCTTCCACCCGGGTCGTTTTATCAGGGGGCCCAACAGCAGTCTTCGAGATGCAACACGCgcggaaaagaagattaaaaaggCCGCAAAGAAAGAGCGCGAACAAGCCAAGAAAGAGCATAAGCAGATggcaaaagaggcaaagaaggagCAAAAGAGGCTGGACCAGGAAGCTAAAAGAGGAGGCGTTTCTGAATAA
- a CDS encoding uncharacterized protein (EggNog:ENOG41), whose amino-acid sequence MPLLHRSGTSLTAALLKSRPTAPIAGAVASSHSTYTRLHTSSRRSSSLTVPESATRTRGRSLVDKRAAASSALVSANHRHASTAAMEKPDYQNMYTASSAFFEALWEAGVTHCFVNLGSDHPSIIEAMVKGARERKGNFPKMITCPNEMVAMSMADGYARLTGKPQAVIVHVDVGTQGLGAAVHNSACGRAPVLIFAGLSPFTLEGEHRGTRTEYIHWIQDVPDQKQIVAQYCRYTGEFKTGKNVKQLVNRALQWAKSGPQGPVYLYGAREVMEQEIEPYQLRQSDWKPIKLGSLPQDAVDNIADALAGAKRPLVLTGYGGRNHEFPGALVKLADTVPNLRVVDCGGSDMCFPFDHPASLGLNYGGEKSIPDADVILVLDADVPWIPAHIKPNPEARVFHIDLDPLKQQMPVFYIESEATYRADTQTAIEQLTEALKTGEPAKKLQAQNTTQIVEKRKQEHEARLAKIAKAAEPRSDGTFGTGYLCRTIKKLVPEDTLFAIEAVTNTLFVYDNIQPSVPGTWINCGGGGLGWSGGGALGMKLATDAENGGKNKGKFVVQIVGDGTYLFTVPGSVYWISKRYGIPILTIVLNNKGWNAPRRSLLLVHPEGLGSQATNEEINISFDPAPDYSGIAKAAADGDIFAARVSELADLEGVLKEAITHVENGQSAVVDIKVASGC is encoded by the exons ATGCCTCTTCTACATCGCTCCGGGACGTCACTGACGGCGGCCCTCTTGAAAAGTCGCCCCACCGCACCGATAGCCGGCGCCGTAGCTTCATCTCACAGCACATACACCCGCCTTCACACAAGTTCTCGGCGCTCGTCAAGTTTAACAGTTCCCGAATCCGCAACTAGAACCCGGGGCCGAAGTCTCGTTGATAAAAGAGCAGCCGCGTCCTCTGCTCTTGTGAGTGCTAACCACAGACATGCGTCAaccgcagccatggagaagcCAGACTATCAAAACATGTACACGGCCTCATCGGCCTTTTTTGAAGCACTGTGGGAAGCCGGCGTCACTCACTGCTTTGTAAACCTGGGATCTGACCACCCGAGTATTATCGAGGCGATGGTCAAGGGGGCTCGTGAACGGAAAGGAAATTTTCCCAAGATGATTACTTGTCCCAACGAG ATGGTCGCCATGTCCATGGCAGATGGCTATGCCCGATTAACCGGCAAACCTCAGGCCGTCATCGTCCACGTAGACGTCGGCACACAAGGCCTTGGAGCGGCCGTTCACAACTCAGCATGTGGCCGAGCTCCAGTTCTCATCTTTGCCGGCTTATCACCATTCACGCTCGAAGGCGAACACCGTGGTACTCGCACCGAGTACATCCACTGGATTCAGGATGTTCCCGACCAGAAGCAGATTGTTGCCCAGTACTGTCGTTACACCGGTGAATTCAAAACAGGCAAGAATGTCAAGCAGCTGGTCAACCGTGCGCTGCAATGGGCCAAATCAGGACCGCAAGGCCCCGTATATCTGTATGGTGCGCGAGAAGTCATGGAGCAAGAGATTGAACCGTACCAGCTGAGACAGAGCGACTGGAAGCCCATAAAGCTGGGCAGCTTGCCCCAAGACGCCGTTGATAACATAGCAGATGCCCTCGCCGGCGCCAAACGACCTCTCGTTCTCACCGGATATGGCGGCAGAAACCACGAGTTCCCTGGGGCCCTGGTCAAACTCGCCGACACAGTTCCCAACCTGAGGGTAGTCGACTGTGGAGGCAGCGATATGTGCTTCCCATTCGATCACCCCGCTTCTCTCGGCCTCAACTATGGCGGCGAAAAGTCCATCCCCGATGCCGATGTCATTCTCGTCCTGGATGCGGACGTGCCATGGATCCCTGCCCATATCAAGCCAAACCCAGAAGCCAGGGTATTCCACATCGACCTTGACCCGCtaaagcagcagatgccCGTCTTCTACATCGAGTCTGAAGCAACTTATCGTGCCGACACCCAGACCGCTATTGAGCAGCTGACCGAGGCTCTCAAGACTGGCGAGCCTGCGAAGAAGCTGCAGGCCCAGAACACGACACAAATCGtcgagaagcgcaagcagGAGCACGAGGCACGCCTTGCCAAGATCGCCAAGGCCGCCGAGCCTCGTTCTGATGGCACGTTTGGAACTGGCTACTTGTGCCGGACGATTAAGAAGCTCGTGCCGGAAGACACTCTGTTCGCCATTGAAGCCGTGACCAACACCCTCTTTGTCTATGACAACATCCAGCCTTCGGTCCCCGGCACATGGATCAActgcggtggcggcggtctGGGCTGGTCTGGCGGCGGTGCGTTGGGTATGAAGCTGGCCACGGATGCAGAGAACGGGGGCAAGAACAAGGGCAAGTTCGTCGTTCAGATTGTTGGTGACGGCACATATCTCTTTACTGTTCCGGGCAGTGTCTACTGGATCTCAAAACGCTACGGCATTCCCATCCTGACTATTGTGCTCAACAACAAGG GTTGGAACGCCCCTAGACGGTCTTTGCTGCTGGTTCACCCTGAAGGACTGGGCTCCCAGGCAACCAACGAGGAGATTAACATCTCGTTCGATCCCGCACCCGATTACTCGGGCATCGCCAAGGCGGCTGCGGATGGTGACATCTTCGCTGCCAGAGTGAGTGAGCTGGCTGATCTAGAGGGCGTGCTGAAGGAGGCCATTACGCATGTGGAAAACGGCCAGTCAGCGGTGGTGGATATCAAGGTTGCGTCAGGGTGTTAG
- a CDS encoding uncharacterized protein (EggNog:ENOG41~TransMembrane:15 (i121-139o145-168i193-214o234-255i303-321o341-363i375-398o452-472i511-531o537-560i572-595o615-638i690-709o737-754i766-788o)) has product MMANSELSSTSPSAKAVANVETTGESPTIIAETDLVTALQQLLQDHELDQNFPQDILNRIRDFLDRQKRHDLVTDLELARTLFDDYHEQRNLALNHSAYPEVRAVVDPTDDPTLPVATFRVFLLGTVFTVAGTAIQQFFSFRMPAINITTYVVQLLSMPLGLGMAKWLPCRQLAIKEWTFSLNPGRFNEKEHLLIAVMANVAFAGYMHGAYIASPIQVLSLDLFYGEKMLSNSATWQITTFIATQMLGYGCAGISRRFLVSPPSMIWPRPLANIALTKALHKDDAIKDAQNSVNGWNISRYRFFLFCFWAMFVWYWIPNYIFQPFTLFNWPTWFSPSNVKLALIMGSTCGLGLNPLPTLDWNVSTYFGDPIVTPLFTLVNYASGMAFMGFIIAPIVYFKNAWHSGYLPINTNKVYDDSASLYDIRRILNANMTLNEEKYLAYSVPWLSSNQILKLGAFIMIYVAVPVQMLLWHRKQITQSLRSIWDRKTREEDFNDVHNRLMREYDKCPDWWYLIVLAISFGLACLSVTIWPTGMPVWGVLLAVLFTIFLQIPIGMLTAITNIELPTSILSLLIGGYALEGKALPNMIFTLYSYMSTSQAMNFVADLKMAHYAKIPPRIVFTAQIYATLIAALVAFAVNRWVLANVEDLCTEFQKERFFCPHTHTYFMSSILWGLVGPRRLFGPGGPYRAIIYCVPLGILLPVGVYLAAKRWPGSSWRSVNVPILLAGPLGWAPYNWSYMQGTLSLALFFNFFIKRWYRAWWERYAYVLTSSFTSAIGISGLVIFFALQKWNIRLDWIGNRIAWQGVDRGGYRDADGHVVGCTNLVLQPGDHFA; this is encoded by the coding sequence ATGATGGCTAACAGCGAATTATCAAGCACCAGTCCTTCAGCAAAGGCGGTAGCGAATGTGGAAACCACAGGAGAGTCCCCAACCATTATCGCAGAGACAGATCTCGTGACGgctttgcagcagcttcttcaagacCACGAACTAGATCAAAACTTTCCTCAAGATATCTTGAACCGAATCCGAGACTTTCTCGACAGGCAAAAACGCCATGACCTAGTGACGGACCTTGAATTGGCGCGAACTCTCTTCGACGACTACCACGAGCAGAGAAACTTGGCATTAAACCATTCGGCATATCCAGAAGTACGCGCCGTTGTCGATCCCACCGATGATCCCACATTACCGGTGGCAACTTTTCGAGTCTTCTTGTTAGGCACAGTGTTCACCGTCGCCGGTACTGCAATCCAGCAGTTCTTCTCGTTCCGCATGCCAGCCATCAATATCACGACATACGTCGTTCAGCTGCTGTCCATGCCCCTCGGCTTAGGCATGGCCAAATGGCTACCTTGTCGACAGCTGGCTATTAAGGAAtggactttttctttaaaccCTGGCCGTTTTAATGAGAAGGAACACCTGCTCATTGCCGTCATGGCCAATGTCGCCTTTGCTGGATACATGCATGGAGCATACATTGCAAGCCCCATTCAAGTTCTTTCACTGGATCTCTTTTACGGAGAAAAAATGCTCTCTAACAGTGCTACATGGCAAATCACAACGTTTATTGCCACACAGATGCTTGGCTACGGCTGCGCTGGCATCAGCAGGAGATTCCTCGTTTCTCCCCCTTCGATGATCTGGCCACGACCTCTCGCCAACATTGCCCTTACAAAGGCGCTACATAAAGACGATGCTATTAAGGATGCGCAGAATTCGGTTAATGGCTGGAACATCTCGCGCTATcgatttttcctcttctgttTTTGGGCCATGTTTGTGTGGTACTGGATCCCAAACTACATTTTCCAGCCTTTTACTCTCTTCAACTGGCCCACATGGTTTTCGCCCAGTAATGTTAAACTTGCGCTCATCATGGGCAGTACTTGTGGACTCGGACTCAATCCTCTGCCGACACTAGATTGGAATGTTTCAACTTATTTTGGCGATCCCATTGTAACGCCTCTCTTCACACTCGTCAATTATGCCTCTGGTATGGCTTTTATGGGATTCATCATAGCCCCGATtgtatactttaaaaatgcGTGGCACTCTGGCTATCTCCCCATCAACACAAACAAGGTCTATGACGACTCGGCAAGCTTATACGATATACGTCGAATACTCAACGCCAACATGACACTCAATGAAGAAAAGTACCTCGCCTATAGCGTCCCCTGGCTATCATCAAACCAAATCCTTAAGCTCGGCGCTTTTATCATGATTTACGTGGCTGTCCCTGTGCAAATGCTTCTGTGGCACCGTAAGCAAATTACACAGAGCCTGAGATCAATATGGGACCGTAAGACGCGAGAAGAAGACTTCAACGATGTGCACAACCGCCTAATGCGAGAATACGACAAATGCCCCGATTGGTGGTATCTGATTGTTCTAGCCATATCTTTTGGACTGGCTTGTCTATCTGTCACAATTTGGCCGACGGGTATGCCTGTTTGGGGCGTTCTTCTGGCTGTATTGTTCACAATCTTTCTTCAGATTCCCATCGGCATGCTCACAGCAATCACCAATATTGAGCTGCCCACGAGCATCCTATCACTCTTGATCGGAGGCTATGCTTTGGAGGGGAAAGCCCTTCCCAACATGATTTTTACGCTTTATAGCTATATGTCTACCTCGCAAGCTATGAATTTCGTGGCCGATCTTAAGATGGCGCACTATGCTAAAATACCACCAAGAATAGTCTTCACAGCGCAAATTTACGCCACTCTCATTGCTGCGTTAGTTGCCTTTGCGGTTAATCGCTGGGTTCTCGCCAATGTGGAAGATCTATGTACTGAGTTCCAAAAAGAGCGGTTTTTCTGCCCTCATACGCACACGTACTTTATGTCATCCATTCTCTGGGGGCTTGTCGGCCCTCGCAGACTCTTTGGACCAGGGGGTCCCTACCGTGCCATCATATACTGCGTTCCACTTGGCATTCTCCTCCCAGTTGGGGTGTACCTTGCGGCGAAACGCTGGCCTGGATCGTCCTGGCGAAGCGTGAATGTACCCATCTTACTGGCCGGTCCATTGGGGTGGGCGCCTTACAACTGGAGCTACATGCAGGGCACACTGTCACTCGCTTTGTTTTTCAATTTCTTCATCAAGAGGTGGTATAGAGCTTGGTGGGAGAGATATGCATATGTATTGACGAGCTCGTTCACGTCAGCGATTGGGATTTCGGGCCTGGTGATTTTCTTTGCATTGCAGAAGTGGAACATCAGATTGGACTGGATAGGAAATAGAATAGCATGGCAGGGGGTCGATAGAGGAGGATATAGAGATGCCGATGGACATGTTGTTGGGTGTACGAATTTGGTGCTGCAGCCAGGAGACCATTTTGCATAG